In one window of Tellurirhabdus rosea DNA:
- a CDS encoding vWA domain-containing protein has translation MKGFAFGKYVPPEQKEGNKFDQLWNVFQQLLLMTNGDVEQAMSWMNQLDRQYGLTDDQYGMGDFFEDLKRKGYLTEQNEEGQVFMTPKSEQSIRRSALEEIFGKLKRSKSGGNHHTPYTGTGDEMSSDLRDFQFGDTLEQISMTESIRNAQINSGVEEFTLMERDLEVVEKEQKTQTSTVLMIDISHSMILYGEDRITPAKKVAMALVELVKQKYPKDTLDIIVFGNDAWQIQVKDLPYLEVGPYHTNTVAGLELAMDLLRRRKNKNKQIFMITDGKPTCLKEGIRYYKNSFGLDRKIVSKTLTLAAQCRRLNVPITTFMIASDPYLKQFVHEFTKVNNGRAYYSSLQGLGNMMFEDFQRNRRKNIK, from the coding sequence ATGAAAGGCTTTGCATTTGGAAAATACGTTCCGCCCGAACAGAAAGAAGGCAATAAATTCGACCAGTTGTGGAATGTCTTTCAGCAGTTGCTGCTGATGACCAACGGGGATGTCGAACAGGCGATGTCCTGGATGAACCAGCTCGACCGGCAGTACGGACTCACGGACGACCAGTATGGCATGGGCGACTTTTTTGAAGACCTTAAGCGGAAAGGCTACCTCACCGAACAGAATGAGGAAGGTCAGGTCTTTATGACGCCGAAAAGTGAGCAGTCCATCCGCCGCTCGGCGCTGGAGGAGATTTTCGGAAAACTGAAACGCTCCAAATCCGGCGGCAACCACCACACCCCATACACGGGGACCGGCGACGAGATGAGCAGCGACCTCCGCGACTTCCAGTTCGGCGATACGCTCGAACAGATTTCGATGACCGAATCCATCCGCAACGCGCAGATCAACAGCGGGGTGGAGGAGTTTACGCTCATGGAGCGCGACCTGGAAGTGGTCGAAAAAGAGCAGAAGACCCAGACGTCCACGGTACTGATGATCGACATCAGCCACTCGATGATTCTGTACGGCGAAGACCGCATCACGCCCGCCAAGAAGGTGGCCATGGCGCTGGTCGAGCTGGTGAAGCAGAAGTATCCCAAAGACACGCTCGACATCATCGTCTTCGGAAACGATGCCTGGCAGATTCAGGTGAAGGATTTGCCGTATCTGGAAGTCGGGCCGTACCACACCAATACCGTGGCCGGTCTGGAACTGGCGATGGACCTGCTGCGCCGCCGCAAGAACAAGAACAAGCAGATTTTCATGATCACGGACGGGAAACCAACCTGTCTGAAAGAAGGCATCCGGTACTACAAAAACAGCTTTGGCCTCGACCGCAAGATTGTCTCTAAAACGCTGACGCTGGCCGCCCAGTGCCGCCGCCTGAACGTGCCGATTACCACCTTCATGATTGCGTCGGACCCGTACCTCAAGCAGTTTGTCCATGAGTTTACCAAAGTGAACAACGGCCGGGCTTACTACAGCAGCCTTCAGGGCCTGGGCAACATGATGTTCGAGGACTTCCAGCGGAACCGGAGGAAGAATATTAAATGA
- a CDS encoding universal stress protein — MKTILVPTDLSPLANQALRVAASLARRTGAAITLLHYVPFFVSEEIMSDHTARIAADYRNQQVAEARTELTALCQQPEFQDLTLTPVVAEGADGLYGSITRQPADLIVVASHGARGMQEWLWGSNAEKVANYAHCPVLIIKENTTEVSPKVSVFALDADDRLAPARPLPAPFDEGKRRFVYVMTPTDNRAADGIREWMAQWAGRQGLTDYDLVIYAHKNIPDGIIRFAEESSADLIVLHTHQESSFWNFFSGNVAEAVINHATLPVLVVPVA, encoded by the coding sequence ATGAAAACGATCCTTGTTCCAACCGACCTCAGCCCGCTCGCTAACCAGGCCCTCCGGGTAGCCGCCTCCCTCGCCCGCCGGACGGGAGCCGCCATCACCCTGCTGCATTACGTCCCGTTCTTTGTTTCGGAAGAAATCATGTCGGACCATACCGCCCGGATTGCCGCCGATTACAGAAACCAGCAGGTAGCAGAGGCTCGGACGGAACTCACGGCGCTTTGCCAGCAGCCGGAATTTCAGGATTTAACCCTCACGCCCGTCGTAGCGGAAGGCGCCGACGGCCTGTACGGCTCCATTACCCGCCAGCCCGCCGACCTCATCGTCGTGGCATCCCACGGCGCGCGCGGAATGCAGGAGTGGCTCTGGGGTTCCAACGCCGAAAAAGTGGCCAACTACGCACACTGCCCGGTGTTGATTATCAAAGAAAACACGACGGAAGTGAGCCCGAAGGTCAGCGTCTTTGCGCTCGACGCAGACGACCGCCTCGCTCCGGCCCGGCCCCTTCCCGCCCCGTTCGACGAGGGCAAGCGCCGGTTTGTGTACGTCATGACCCCGACCGACAACCGCGCCGCCGACGGCATCCGCGAATGGATGGCACAATGGGCCGGTCGTCAGGGCCTCACGGACTACGATCTGGTTATTTACGCGCACAAAAACATTCCGGACGGCATCATCCGCTTCGCCGAAGAAAGTAGCGCCGATCTGATCGTGCTCCATACGCATCAGGAAAGCAGTTTCTGGAATTTCTTCAGCGGCAACGTCGCCGAAGCCGTCATCAATCACGCTACCCTGCCGGTGCTGGTCGTGCCCGTAGCCTGA
- a CDS encoding aminotransferase-like domain-containing protein, with protein sequence MIDFRFNYPVLPAQDQLFQDALRTAEPDPAYLRMEPLESFPDVREAAARWLSRSGRGLSPDSVLVTCGGHHALTVILLAAGLPGSAVVVDPLTYNGFMGLAAFLGVRLLPGENDEAGMKPDALRRLCEREAVRAVYLMPTIHNPLGTVMPLARRRELVAVAEQYDLLLIDDDAYGYLAADAPASFFELAPERSFYIYSLSKVIAPGLKTGFLLAPDRFREKLTSAIRVTTSGSVPFYTKLVGRWMQDGRLAGLIEEKREDARQRQDLARLILAGIPYKAHPTSYHLWLPLPFPAEEFSASLRSRGVDVIPGQSYSPSPVAAINGVRVALGSEKPDRVREGLTLLADHYFAQATGTTSTGRVA encoded by the coding sequence ATGATTGATTTTCGGTTTAATTATCCCGTTCTGCCCGCTCAGGACCAGCTGTTTCAGGACGCTCTGCGCACTGCCGAACCCGACCCGGCCTACCTGCGCATGGAACCCCTCGAAAGTTTCCCGGACGTCCGGGAAGCGGCGGCCCGGTGGCTGTCCCGCTCCGGTCGCGGCCTTTCGCCCGACTCGGTGCTGGTTACCTGCGGCGGACACCACGCCCTGACGGTCATCCTGCTGGCCGCCGGACTGCCCGGCAGCGCCGTTGTGGTGGACCCGCTGACGTACAACGGGTTTATGGGGCTGGCCGCTTTTCTGGGTGTCCGCCTGCTGCCCGGTGAAAACGACGAAGCGGGCATGAAGCCCGATGCCCTGCGGCGGCTCTGTGAGCGGGAGGCCGTCCGGGCCGTGTACCTGATGCCGACCATTCACAATCCACTCGGTACGGTGATGCCGCTGGCGCGCCGCCGGGAGTTGGTGGCGGTGGCCGAACAGTACGATCTGCTCCTGATCGACGACGACGCGTACGGGTACCTGGCCGCCGACGCGCCCGCCTCCTTCTTCGAACTGGCTCCCGAACGCAGCTTTTACATTTACAGCCTTTCCAAAGTCATTGCACCCGGCCTCAAAACCGGCTTTCTGCTGGCTCCGGACCGGTTTCGCGAAAAACTGACGAGCGCCATCCGCGTGACAACCAGCGGTTCGGTGCCTTTCTACACCAAACTGGTCGGTCGCTGGATGCAGGACGGCCGACTGGCCGGCCTGATTGAAGAAAAACGCGAAGATGCCCGCCAGCGTCAGGACCTCGCCCGGCTGATTCTGGCCGGAATTCCTTACAAGGCTCACCCGACCAGCTACCATCTCTGGCTGCCGCTGCCGTTTCCAGCCGAGGAATTCAGCGCCTCGCTCCGCAGCCGCGGCGTGGATGTCATTCCCGGCCAGAGTTATTCTCCGTCGCCGGTTGCCGCCATAAACGGCGTCCGGGTAGCCTTGGGCAGTGAAAAGCCGGACCGGGTGCGCGAGGGCCTGACCCTGCTGGCCGACCACTATTTTGCTCAGGCTACGGGCACGACCAGCACCGGCAGGGTAGCGTGA
- a CDS encoding homoserine kinase produces the protein MKSITVFAPATVANVACGFDIFGFAVENPGDELTVHLSDQPGVRILDIIGDEGRLPREAARNTAGIAIQTYLKHIGREDVGADLLLTKKMPLGSGLGSSAASAVAGVFAINELLGRPLQRKDLLPFAMEGERIACGSAHADNVAPSLLGGFVVVRSYSPLDVITIETPGKLFATIVHPEIEVNTKDARFILKNEVTLKNTITQMGNVAGLIAGLMKPDYDLIGRSLVDVLIEPIRSILIPQFNEVKQAALDNGALGCSISGSGPSLFALSGDQTTAETVGKAMQTAFAGAGIDSEAYVSGINQQGPKIIG, from the coding sequence ATGAAATCCATTACCGTCTTTGCCCCCGCCACCGTAGCCAATGTCGCCTGCGGATTTGATATTTTCGGATTTGCTGTCGAAAACCCCGGCGACGAACTGACCGTTCACCTGAGCGACCAGCCGGGCGTCCGGATTCTGGACATCATCGGCGACGAAGGCCGCCTGCCCCGTGAAGCGGCTCGCAACACGGCCGGCATCGCCATCCAGACGTATCTGAAGCATATCGGGCGGGAGGACGTGGGGGCCGACCTGCTGCTGACCAAAAAAATGCCCCTCGGAAGCGGGCTCGGGTCGTCGGCGGCCAGTGCCGTGGCGGGCGTGTTTGCCATCAACGAACTGCTCGGGCGGCCGCTCCAGCGGAAAGATCTGCTGCCTTTTGCGATGGAAGGCGAACGGATCGCCTGTGGCTCAGCCCATGCCGACAACGTGGCCCCCTCGCTGCTGGGCGGCTTTGTGGTGGTGCGGAGCTACAGCCCGCTCGACGTGATTACCATCGAAACGCCGGGCAAACTGTTTGCCACCATCGTCCATCCGGAGATTGAAGTCAATACGAAGGACGCCCGGTTTATCCTCAAAAACGAAGTCACGCTGAAAAACACCATCACCCAGATGGGCAACGTGGCGGGCCTGATCGCGGGTCTGATGAAGCCCGATTACGACCTCATCGGCCGCTCGCTGGTCGATGTGCTGATTGAACCCATTCGCTCCATTCTGATTCCCCAGTTCAACGAAGTGAAGCAGGCGGCCCTCGACAACGGGGCGCTCGGATGCAGCATTTCCGGCTCGGGTCCTTCCCTTTTTGCCCTCAGCGGCGACCAGACCACCGCCGAAACCGTTGGGAAAGCCATGCAGACCGCTTTTGCCGGCGCGGGCATCGACAGCGAAGCCTACGTCTCGGGCATCAACCAGCAGGGCCCCAAAATTATCGGTTAA
- the thrA gene encoding bifunctional aspartate kinase/homoserine dehydrogenase I translates to MNILKFGGTSVGSVESIKQVLHIIERQRHSGDTPGAVVLSAMSGVTNQLIEIGRMAAEGNTDYMELVRRIEDRHFNVVRQLIPVKEQSKVFATVRGIVNELEDLLRGVSLIRELSLRTMDLIMSFGERMSCTVVSECLKSRGVPAVFCDARQLIKTDSQFSMAEVNYPKTTELIQDYFGKTTDLPIVTGFIGSTEKTETTTLGRGGSDYTASILGAALNADLIDIWTDVDGMMTADPRKVSSAFNIPTITYAEAMELSHFGAKVIYPPSLQPAFARNIPIRILNTFNPDHNGTVISRTAERREYTITGISSIDDIALVNLQGSGMIGVAGVSARVFGVLAQHKISVILISQASSEHSICFAIDPRNAEAVRTVLNQEFAPDIEHGHIDSVGIEKDLSIIAVVGEGMKKSSGIAGKLFSVLGKNGVNIVAVAQGSSEINISVVINRNNLSKALNAIHNVFFQSEARILNLFLVGTGLIGKTLLQQIQAQTEFLKSEKLMKICLVGVSNTKKMLLDPRGINLDDWQGRMLTEGVTTSLPAFVDQIKNYNLPNSVFLDCTSDKDIVNFYESLLNANVSVVTPNKVANSGSYEDYRRLQKTALRRGVKFLYETNVGAGLPIINTLQGLMLSGDRFLKIEAILSGTLSFIFNNFGPGKSFASIVREAKEKGYTEPDPREDLSGMDVARKILILAREAGFPLEPSDVTINNLLPEPCITAPSIPAFFDELDKNNAYFESLLTEAEAKGEKLRYVATLEGGKVTIELRSVGFDHPFYSLSGADNIVSFTTDRYKDRPLVVKGPGAGAEVTATGVFADVVSIGSYLG, encoded by the coding sequence ATGAATATCCTCAAATTCGGTGGAACGTCCGTAGGGTCGGTTGAAAGTATCAAACAGGTTCTTCATATCATTGAACGCCAGCGCCACAGCGGCGATACGCCCGGCGCGGTGGTCCTGTCGGCGATGAGCGGCGTCACCAACCAGCTGATTGAAATCGGGCGCATGGCCGCCGAAGGCAATACCGACTACATGGAACTCGTCCGGAGAATCGAAGACCGGCACTTCAACGTGGTCCGGCAACTCATTCCGGTCAAGGAACAAAGCAAGGTTTTCGCCACCGTACGCGGCATCGTCAACGAACTGGAAGACCTGCTGCGGGGCGTGTCGCTCATCCGCGAACTTTCCCTCCGGACGATGGACCTGATCATGAGCTTCGGCGAACGGATGTCCTGCACGGTCGTTTCCGAATGCCTCAAAAGCCGGGGCGTTCCGGCGGTGTTCTGCGACGCCCGGCAACTGATCAAAACCGACAGCCAGTTCAGCATGGCGGAGGTGAATTACCCCAAAACCACAGAACTTATTCAGGATTATTTCGGCAAAACAACCGACCTACCCATCGTCACGGGCTTCATCGGCTCGACCGAAAAGACCGAAACGACCACGCTCGGCCGGGGCGGCTCCGACTACACGGCCTCCATCCTGGGCGCGGCCCTCAACGCCGACCTCATCGACATCTGGACCGACGTGGACGGCATGATGACCGCCGACCCGCGCAAGGTGTCCAGCGCCTTCAACATCCCGACCATCACCTATGCCGAAGCGATGGAACTCAGCCACTTCGGTGCCAAGGTCATCTACCCGCCGAGCCTGCAACCGGCTTTTGCCCGAAACATTCCGATCCGGATTCTGAACACCTTCAACCCGGACCATAACGGCACCGTCATCAGCCGGACGGCCGAGCGGCGGGAGTACACCATCACCGGCATTTCGTCCATCGACGACATCGCGCTCGTGAACCTGCAGGGGTCGGGCATGATCGGCGTGGCGGGCGTCTCGGCGCGGGTCTTCGGCGTGCTGGCACAACACAAAATCAGCGTTATCCTCATTTCGCAGGCATCGTCGGAACATTCCATCTGCTTCGCCATCGACCCCAGAAATGCCGAAGCCGTCCGGACCGTCCTGAATCAGGAATTTGCGCCGGACATCGAACACGGCCATATCGACAGCGTCGGCATTGAAAAAGACCTGTCGATCATCGCCGTGGTGGGTGAAGGCATGAAAAAAAGCTCCGGGATCGCCGGGAAGCTGTTTTCGGTTCTCGGGAAAAACGGGGTCAACATCGTGGCCGTGGCGCAGGGCTCCTCGGAAATCAATATTTCGGTGGTCATCAACCGCAACAACCTGTCGAAGGCCCTCAACGCCATTCACAACGTCTTTTTCCAGTCGGAAGCCCGGATTCTGAACCTCTTTCTGGTGGGCACGGGGCTGATCGGCAAAACGCTGCTCCAGCAAATCCAGGCGCAGACGGAATTTCTGAAGAGCGAAAAACTGATGAAAATCTGCCTCGTCGGGGTGTCAAACACCAAGAAAATGCTGCTCGACCCCAGAGGCATCAACCTCGACGACTGGCAGGGCCGGATGCTGACCGAAGGCGTCACGACCTCCCTGCCCGCGTTTGTGGACCAGATCAAAAATTACAACCTGCCGAACAGCGTCTTCCTGGATTGTACGTCGGACAAAGACATCGTCAATTTCTACGAATCCCTGCTGAACGCCAACGTTTCGGTCGTCACACCCAACAAGGTTGCCAACTCCGGCTCGTACGAAGACTACCGGCGGCTCCAGAAAACGGCCCTGCGGCGCGGCGTCAAGTTTCTGTACGAAACCAACGTCGGGGCGGGTCTGCCGATCATCAACACCCTGCAGGGCCTGATGCTCTCCGGCGACCGGTTCCTGAAGATCGAAGCCATTCTTTCCGGAACGTTATCGTTCATTTTCAACAACTTCGGACCCGGCAAGTCGTTTGCTTCGATTGTGCGGGAGGCGAAGGAAAAAGGCTATACCGAACCCGACCCGCGAGAAGACCTCAGCGGCATGGACGTGGCCCGGAAGATTCTGATTCTGGCCCGCGAAGCCGGTTTTCCGCTGGAACCGTCGGATGTGACCATCAACAACCTGCTGCCCGAGCCGTGCATCACCGCACCGAGCATTCCGGCTTTCTTCGACGAGCTGGACAAGAACAACGCCTACTTCGAAAGTCTGTTAACGGAGGCGGAAGCGAAGGGCGAAAAGCTGCGGTACGTGGCCACGCTGGAAGGCGGCAAAGTGACGATTGAACTCCGTTCGGTCGGTTTCGATCACCCGTTCTATAGCCTGTCCGGAGCCGACAACATCGTGTCGTTCACGACGGATCGGTACAAAGACCGCCCGCTCGTCGTCAAAGGCCCCGGTGCCGGTGCCGAGGTGACGGCCACGGGCGTATTTGCCGATGTCGTGAGCATCGGGAGTTATTTAGGATAA
- a CDS encoding heavy metal-binding domain-containing protein, translating to MLITTTPNIEGKRITQYLGLANGEAIIGSNLIKDFFASVRDVVGGRSGAYEQALREAKGIAISEMIEQAQRLGANAIIAVDLDYQTIGNNGGLLMVSANGTAVVVE from the coding sequence ATGCTGATAACCACTACTCCCAACATCGAGGGCAAACGCATCACTCAGTACCTCGGACTGGCCAACGGCGAAGCCATCATTGGCTCCAACCTCATCAAAGACTTTTTTGCCAGCGTCCGCGACGTGGTCGGCGGACGTTCGGGCGCCTACGAGCAAGCCCTGCGCGAAGCCAAGGGCATCGCCATTTCCGAAATGATCGAACAGGCCCAGCGCCTCGGCGCCAACGCCATCATCGCCGTCGACCTCGACTACCAGACCATCGGCAACAACGGCGGCCTGCTCATGGTCAGCGCCAACGGAACGGCGGTGGTCGTAGAATAG
- a CDS encoding IPT/TIG domain-containing protein has translation MRIKFSLVGLLFLLLTQVSCRVKNYPPEVWRITPTSARIGEDITLTGAKFGDSPAVTFGVSGTTVSAAVKSATDQSVIVTVPRMPLGQTLIQLSNSEGASEPLSFTVLQPAPTITAVSPDYGLSGNTITLTGDFLDQLRGIRVGGIPVTVISDSTQKSVKFQIPQNIGRGPSNITLTTSGGQVSSEFLVAGVPEITSFTPRRARPGSEIVIQGRNFTGGVVQIGGVVVDVNVTGIQDEIIRTYVPQTARSGRIVITTYNRLTATSGDSLVIVSPPAVSNISPNEGVRGDKFILTGLNLLDISRVIFGNLEAPFRVLSNTQLEVTVPDVTQSGEFPINVNGVGGSASSAVNFFVAFLPANISFSPDRVKPGDQLTITGQNLNRIREVKIGDQVATIASRTEGSAVRVTVPASATSATVSVTNRAGTATSSRTLTVVQRPVITDFTNRAAVGGRVTIKGDYLKDADVFFTGSTTAAAFDGRNTEEEIWVKVPADADSGPVRVVNPAGTTTTGTAFTVLKPLSGLAFSPDSAKAGGTITITGVNLNTVTSVKFSNGASSTATFRLSGTSLIVTVPADAKNGPICLTNAAGTVCTTKGFVVE, from the coding sequence ATGCGAATAAAATTCTCCCTTGTCGGTCTCCTTTTCCTGCTCCTCACTCAGGTTTCCTGCCGGGTCAAAAACTACCCGCCTGAAGTCTGGCGCATCACGCCGACCAGCGCACGCATCGGTGAAGACATCACGCTCACGGGGGCCAAGTTCGGCGACAGCCCGGCCGTGACGTTCGGCGTTTCCGGGACCACGGTCTCCGCCGCCGTCAAATCGGCCACGGACCAATCCGTGATCGTCACCGTTCCGCGGATGCCGCTCGGCCAGACGCTCATTCAGCTTTCCAACAGCGAAGGGGCCTCCGAACCGCTATCCTTTACGGTGCTGCAACCCGCCCCGACCATTACGGCGGTCAGCCCGGACTACGGGCTTTCCGGCAATACCATCACCCTGACCGGCGATTTCCTCGACCAGCTTCGGGGCATCCGGGTGGGCGGCATCCCCGTCACGGTCATTTCCGACTCGACGCAGAAATCCGTTAAATTTCAGATTCCGCAAAACATCGGGCGCGGCCCGTCCAACATCACCCTGACTACTTCCGGCGGTCAGGTTTCCTCCGAATTTCTGGTGGCCGGGGTTCCCGAGATCACATCCTTTACGCCCAGACGCGCCCGGCCCGGCTCCGAAATCGTGATTCAGGGCCGCAACTTTACGGGCGGCGTAGTGCAGATTGGCGGGGTGGTGGTCGATGTCAACGTGACCGGTATTCAGGACGAAATCATCCGCACCTATGTGCCGCAGACGGCCCGCTCCGGCCGGATCGTCATTACGACCTACAACCGACTGACGGCCACCAGCGGCGACAGCCTGGTCATCGTGAGCCCTCCGGCCGTCAGCAACATCAGCCCGAACGAGGGCGTCCGCGGCGACAAGTTCATCCTGACGGGTCTGAATCTGCTCGACATCAGCCGCGTCATTTTTGGCAACCTCGAAGCGCCGTTCCGGGTGTTGAGCAATACCCAGCTGGAGGTAACGGTTCCGGACGTAACGCAGTCCGGCGAGTTTCCGATCAACGTCAACGGCGTAGGCGGCTCGGCCAGCAGCGCGGTCAATTTCTTCGTGGCCTTTCTGCCCGCCAACATTTCGTTCAGCCCCGACCGCGTCAAACCCGGCGACCAACTGACGATCACCGGCCAGAACCTGAACCGGATTCGGGAAGTGAAAATCGGCGATCAGGTCGCTACCATCGCGAGCCGGACGGAAGGCTCCGCCGTGCGCGTAACGGTGCCGGCCAGTGCGACCTCGGCGACGGTCAGCGTCACCAACCGCGCCGGAACCGCCACATCGAGCCGCACCCTGACGGTTGTTCAGCGGCCTGTCATCACGGACTTTACCAACCGGGCGGCCGTGGGTGGACGGGTTACGATAAAAGGCGATTATCTGAAAGATGCCGACGTATTTTTCACCGGCAGCACCACCGCCGCGGCTTTCGACGGGCGGAATACAGAGGAGGAAATCTGGGTGAAAGTGCCGGCCGATGCCGACAGCGGCCCGGTCCGGGTGGTCAATCCGGCGGGCACCACCACGACCGGAACGGCCTTTACGGTGCTGAAGCCCCTGTCCGGCCTCGCCTTCTCACCCGATTCGGCTAAAGCAGGCGGCACCATCACCATCACCGGCGTAAACCTGAACACGGTAACGTCCGTCAAATTCAGCAACGGCGCGTCTTCCACGGCGACCTTCCGCCTCAGCGGCACAAGCCTCATTGTCACCGTTCCCGCCGACGCCAAAAACGGCCCCATCTGCCTGACAAATGCGGCCGGGACCGTGTGCACGACGAAAGGGTTTGTGGTGGAATAG
- a CDS encoding P-loop NTPase family protein — translation MSYRNLKAKDLLQIKTLGDLKKAGYQTKSIKQELRDNLIDKIRAKEAVFPGIWGYEDTVIPEVERAILSMHHINLLGLRGQAKTRIARLMVNLLDEYIPVVEGSELNDDPLQPLSHHARALVQERGDMTPVSWLHRDDRYTEKLATPDVSVADLIGDVDPIKAATLKLPYSDERTIHFGLIPRSHRCIFVINELPDLQARIQVSLFNILQEGDIQIRGFKLRLPLDIQFVFTANPEDYTNRGSIVTPLKDRIDSQIVTHYPKSLEIGKKITQQEAIIKTEQKGLVKTNDLVADLIEQVAIEARGSEYVDAKSGVSARLTISAYENLLSAAERRALLNSEKETYVRVADLYGVVPSICGKVELVYEGEVEGPVIVAQNLIGKAIRNQFLNYFPNPEKAKKDKRGNPYKKITDWFGDGNVMEVLNDLSTRDYEARLRTIDGLDDLVDQYHQRLGRQEKLFMMEFALHGLAEHSLIGKKSLDTGQQFKDLLGSMFNPGTRFGEEEDEDQF, via the coding sequence ATGAGCTACCGAAATCTAAAAGCAAAGGATTTACTGCAAATTAAAACCCTTGGCGACCTCAAAAAGGCGGGCTATCAGACAAAATCTATCAAACAGGAACTTCGCGATAATCTTATTGACAAAATCCGTGCTAAAGAAGCGGTTTTTCCCGGCATCTGGGGTTACGAAGATACAGTGATTCCGGAAGTTGAACGGGCGATTCTGTCCATGCACCATATCAACCTGCTCGGGCTGCGCGGCCAGGCCAAAACCCGGATTGCCCGCCTGATGGTGAACCTGCTGGACGAGTACATTCCCGTGGTGGAAGGGTCGGAACTGAACGATGACCCGCTGCAGCCGCTTTCCCACCATGCCCGCGCGCTGGTGCAGGAGCGGGGCGATATGACGCCGGTTTCGTGGCTGCACCGCGACGATCGCTACACCGAAAAGCTGGCAACGCCCGATGTGTCGGTGGCCGACCTGATCGGCGACGTGGACCCCATTAAGGCGGCAACGCTGAAACTGCCGTACTCCGACGAACGGACGATCCACTTTGGACTCATTCCCCGTTCGCACCGCTGTATTTTTGTCATCAACGAACTGCCTGATTTACAGGCCCGTATTCAGGTGTCGCTGTTTAACATTCTCCAGGAAGGCGACATCCAGATTCGGGGCTTCAAGCTGCGGCTGCCCCTCGACATCCAGTTCGTCTTTACGGCGAACCCGGAAGACTATACGAACCGGGGCAGCATCGTGACGCCGCTGAAAGACCGGATCGACAGCCAGATTGTGACGCACTACCCGAAATCGCTCGAAATCGGTAAGAAAATCACCCAGCAGGAAGCCATCATCAAAACAGAGCAGAAAGGGCTGGTGAAGACCAACGATCTGGTGGCGGACCTGATCGAGCAGGTGGCGATTGAGGCGCGGGGCAGTGAGTATGTGGATGCCAAAAGCGGCGTTTCGGCCCGTCTGACTATTTCGGCTTACGAAAACCTGCTCTCGGCGGCCGAACGGCGGGCGCTGCTCAATAGCGAAAAGGAAACCTACGTCCGCGTGGCGGATCTGTACGGCGTGGTGCCTTCGATCTGCGGCAAGGTGGAACTGGTGTACGAAGGCGAAGTGGAAGGTCCGGTCATTGTGGCCCAGAACCTGATCGGCAAAGCCATCCGCAACCAGTTTCTGAATTACTTCCCGAACCCGGAGAAGGCCAAGAAAGACAAGCGGGGCAATCCGTACAAGAAAATTACGGACTGGTTCGGAGATGGCAACGTCATGGAAGTTCTCAACGACCTTTCCACCCGTGATTACGAAGCCCGCCTGCGCACCATCGACGGCCTCGACGACCTGGTGGATCAGTACCACCAGCGGCTGGGCCGTCAGGAAAAGCTGTTCATGATGGAGTTTGCCCTCCACGGTCTTGCCGAACACTCGCTCATCGGGAAAAAGTCCCTGGATACCGGTCAGCAGTTCAAAGACCTGCTCGGCTCCATGTTCAACCCCGGAACGCGGTTCGGAGAAGAAGAGGACGAGGACCAGTTTTAA